From a region of the Myroides sp. JBRI-B21084 genome:
- a CDS encoding BatD family protein → MNKIVVTLLFNIIAFAGFAQVTTSVDSTQIKIGSAFNLTVKATTKQGSKVVFPNQQLIGAFEVLEQSKVDTVANDTNIELTKKYTLTQFDAGDYVIPRLSVYIDGKNYQTNLFNIKVNNVQVDTLKQPMYDIKAQMGGETNSESFWKYLIALIACLLAGIATYFLIKRIQNKNLTEEDLYKTPLEKVTKKLQLLDAKRLVVNGDVKQYYSEMTDVIRDYIEEVFEIPAKESTTSELIQHLIQTIQSKKIQLTKETINNLKRVLQTADLVKFAKSEPLISEIEQDRKVSETVSVTIDKAIPRFSEEQSERVKLRERRFKKRKQMRIFIPIAVTATLLLTTGVVYLVQSIRSGAEYSMFASNKSLYKRDWVTSNYGFPAIQLSTPEALTRVLQPQSTKEKQQSQSSVFAYSNLKTQLIIAVGTTATQTNDSVQLEQLVKQKIEIVKKEYSGKNVTYNAEEFTQNGTKGIRANGTLVVENFVSGQAIKMQYDMYIFAQSNGIQEVTVLFKENDEYGAKINQRIIESIQLNVANTNE, encoded by the coding sequence ATGAACAAAATAGTAGTTACGTTATTGTTTAATATTATTGCTTTTGCAGGTTTTGCACAAGTAACAACAAGCGTAGATTCTACCCAAATAAAAATAGGTTCGGCGTTTAACCTAACCGTAAAAGCTACTACTAAACAAGGTAGTAAAGTAGTTTTTCCCAATCAACAACTTATTGGTGCGTTTGAAGTGTTAGAACAATCTAAAGTTGATACCGTTGCAAACGATACAAACATAGAACTTACCAAAAAATATACGTTAACTCAGTTTGATGCTGGTGATTATGTAATACCACGTTTATCGGTTTATATCGATGGGAAAAATTACCAAACCAATTTGTTTAACATAAAAGTAAACAATGTACAAGTTGATACTCTTAAACAACCCATGTACGATATTAAAGCACAAATGGGCGGTGAAACTAATTCTGAATCGTTTTGGAAATACCTTATAGCACTTATTGCTTGTTTACTTGCAGGTATTGCAACCTATTTTTTAATAAAACGCATACAAAACAAAAATTTAACCGAAGAAGATTTATACAAAACCCCACTTGAAAAAGTAACAAAAAAATTACAACTTTTAGATGCAAAACGTTTGGTTGTAAATGGCGATGTAAAACAATATTATTCTGAAATGACCGATGTTATTAGGGATTATATTGAAGAAGTTTTTGAAATACCTGCTAAAGAATCAACAACATCAGAACTTATTCAGCATTTGATTCAAACCATTCAATCAAAAAAAATACAGCTTACAAAAGAAACCATTAACAATTTAAAACGTGTTTTACAAACAGCCGATTTAGTAAAATTTGCAAAATCAGAACCTTTAATTAGCGAAATTGAACAAGACCGTAAAGTTTCTGAAACAGTTTCGGTAACCATAGATAAAGCAATTCCGCGTTTTTCTGAAGAACAATCAGAACGCGTAAAACTGCGCGAACGTCGTTTCAAAAAACGCAAACAAATGCGCATTTTTATACCAATTGCTGTTACCGCAACTTTGCTTTTAACAACAGGTGTGGTTTACTTAGTGCAATCAATTCGTTCAGGTGCAGAATACAGTATGTTTGCATCAAACAAAAGTTTATACAAACGTGATTGGGTAACATCAAATTACGGATTTCCTGCAATACAACTAAGCACACCCGAAGCGTTAACACGCGTATTACAACCGCAATCAACCAAAGAAAAACAACAATCGCAAAGCAGTGTTTTTGCATATTCTAATTTAAAAACCCAATTAATTATTGCAGTAGGTACCACAGCTACACAAACAAACGATTCAGTACAACTAGAACAATTAGTAAAGCAAAAAATTGAAATTGTTAAAAAAGAATACAGCGGTAAAAACGTTACCTACAATGCCGAAGAATTTACACAAAACGGCACAAAAGGCATACGTGCAAATGGCACGTTAGTGGTAGAAAATTTTGTGTCGGGTCAAGCCATTAAAATGCAATACGATATGTATATTTTTGCCCAATCAAACGGCATACAAGAAGTAACGGTTTTGTTCAAAGAAAACGATGAATACGGTGCAAAAATAAACCAACGAATTATTGAATCTATTCAATTAAATGTAGCAAATACAAATGAGTAA
- a CDS encoding vWA domain-containing protein, with protein sequence MSNITFLNPHFFWLLLLLLPLGWYWFVNQKNEKVSLKISNLQGFKSQKTLLTQLYPLLFVARALAFTALVVALARPQTIDSSTKSKITNGVDIVLATDVSGSMLSRDLKPNRLEALKKVAAEFIKDRVDDRFGIVVYAAEAYTKAPVTSDKNLLLNQLADVKYDRIIQDGTGIGVGLATAVNRLKNSKAKSKVVILMTDGVNNSGLIDPQMAADIAKEYKIKVYTIGIGTNGLAETPVAVLPNGDLKYDKVKVEIDEVLMKTIAKKTGGKYFRATGTNRLKTIYDEINQLEKTKIDEQKFVQRTELFRPLVLLALILLIAEFISRKTLFKGFV encoded by the coding sequence ATGAGTAATATAACCTTTTTAAATCCGCACTTTTTTTGGTTGTTATTACTATTACTGCCTTTAGGTTGGTATTGGTTTGTTAACCAAAAAAACGAAAAAGTTTCATTAAAAATAAGCAACTTACAAGGTTTTAAATCACAAAAAACCTTACTAACTCAATTATATCCGTTGCTATTTGTAGCACGTGCATTGGCTTTTACAGCTTTGGTAGTAGCTTTGGCGCGCCCACAAACTATTGATAGCAGCACTAAATCAAAAATAACAAACGGTGTTGATATTGTTTTAGCCACCGATGTTTCGGGTTCGATGCTTTCACGCGATTTAAAACCAAATCGCTTAGAAGCATTAAAAAAAGTAGCTGCTGAATTTATTAAAGATCGAGTTGACGACCGCTTTGGAATAGTTGTTTATGCTGCCGAAGCGTACACAAAAGCACCTGTAACCAGCGATAAAAACTTACTTTTAAACCAATTAGCCGATGTAAAATACGATCGTATTATTCAAGACGGAACCGGAATTGGCGTTGGTTTAGCAACAGCTGTTAATAGGTTAAAAAATAGTAAAGCAAAAAGCAAAGTAGTTATTTTAATGACCGATGGCGTAAACAATTCAGGGTTAATTGATCCGCAAATGGCTGCCGATATTGCTAAAGAATATAAAATAAAAGTATATACAATTGGTATTGGCACCAACGGATTAGCAGAAACACCTGTTGCTGTTTTACCAAATGGCGATTTAAAATACGATAAGGTAAAAGTTGAAATTGACGAAGTTTTAATGAAAACAATTGCCAAAAAAACAGGTGGTAAATACTTTAGGGCAACTGGAACCAACCGCTTAAAAACAATTTACGACGAAATTAATCAGCTTGAAAAAACAAAAATCGATGAACAAAAATTTGTGCAACGTACCGAATTATTTCGCCCGTTAGTG